A genomic segment from Garra rufa chromosome 5, GarRuf1.0, whole genome shotgun sequence encodes:
- the srsf7a gene encoding serine and arginine rich splicing factor 7a → MSYSSRSSSRATDCKVYVGDLGNGAAKGELERAFSYYGPLRSVWVARNPPGFAFVEYEDARDAEDAVKGMDGKVLCGARVRVEMSNGMSRKSRYGRPSRRQFDPNDRCYQCGECGHYAYDCYRFSKRRSRRSRSGSRSRSRSRGRRYRSRSRSNERRYRSPSYSKRRSRSGSQARSRSRTPVRRSRSPVRRSKSPVRRSRSRTPVRRDSRSRSRSGSRQRDRSVSRSRSRSRSVSHKKDSHSRSASPRRSPTPDAD, encoded by the exons ATGTCCTACTCATCTCGGAGTTCCTCTCGTGCTACTGACTGTAAGGTCTATGTCGGTGACCTTGGCAATGGTGCGGCCAAAGGTGAGCTGGAACGAGCTTTCAGTTACTACGGACCGTTACGGAGCGTGTGGGTCGCCCGGAACCCTCCAGGTTTCGCCTTCGTAGAGTATGAGGATGCCAGAGATGCTGAAGATGCCGTAAAGGGGATGGATGGAAA GGTGCTTTGTGGAGCCCGTGTGAGAGTTGAGATGTCTAATGGTATGTCCAGAAAGTCCCGTTATGGCCGTCCCAGTCGCAGACAGTTTGACCCTAATGACCGCTGTTACCAGTGTGGGGAATGTGGTCATTATGCCTACGACTGTTATCGGTTCAGCAAGCGGCGTAGTCGACGCAGCAG ATCAGGATCTCGCTCTCGGTCCAGATCTCGTGGTCGGCGCTACCGCTCTCGTAGCCGTAGTAATGAAAG GAGGTACCGTTCACCTTCATACTCAAAACGCAGAAGCAG GTCAGGCTCTCAGGCCCGCTCTAGATCCAGAACCCCTGTGCGGCGCTCACGTTCACCTGTGCGCAGGTCGAAAAGCCCTGTCCGAAGGTCCAGATCCAGAACGCCTGTCCGTAGAGACAG TCGCTCCCGTTCACGATCTGGTTCCAGACAGAGGGACCGTAGTGTGTCCAGATCTCGCTCTCGGTCTCGTTCGGTCAGTCACAAGAAAGACAG TCATTCCAGGTCTGCCAGCCCAAGGAGAAGTCCAACACCGGATGCTGACTGA